The Xanthomonas sp. CFBP 8443 genome has a window encoding:
- a CDS encoding class I SAM-dependent methyltransferase produces MPALQDAPLDTLFLPFAQGALRWPAGKVLFLRARDGWALRQHAQPAQLVCEQGYRPFATALEQGGCQVRAEDAGEHDDVGGYALVLVLPPRQRDEARALLARAVALAAPGGVVLACQSNNEGARSGEDDLQQLAGLGGKLTKNHCRAYWTAPLHGGHDAALQQRWAKLDAPRPILDGRFRSRPGVFAWDRIDPASALLAEHLPADLAGRGADLGAGYGYLSAELLARCPKIAALDLFEADARALALARSNLAQAPAAVEMGYHWHDVTAGLPAQYDFIVSNPPFHAPGRMERPDIGRRFIAVAAQALKPGGKLYLVANRHLPYEAVLDTSFGDTKVVATRDGFKLILAVRARATVRR; encoded by the coding sequence ATGCCGGCTCTGCAAGACGCTCCCCTCGACACCCTGTTCCTGCCGTTCGCCCAGGGCGCGCTGCGCTGGCCCGCCGGCAAGGTGCTGTTCCTGCGCGCGCGCGACGGCTGGGCATTGCGCCAGCATGCGCAGCCGGCGCAACTGGTGTGCGAACAGGGCTACCGCCCGTTCGCCACCGCCCTGGAGCAGGGCGGCTGCCAGGTCCGCGCCGAGGACGCCGGCGAGCATGACGACGTCGGCGGCTATGCGCTGGTGCTGGTGCTGCCGCCGCGGCAGCGCGACGAGGCGCGCGCGTTGCTGGCGCGCGCAGTGGCGCTGGCCGCGCCGGGCGGGGTGGTGTTGGCCTGCCAGTCCAACAACGAAGGCGCCCGCTCCGGCGAGGACGACCTGCAGCAGCTGGCCGGGCTGGGCGGCAAGCTGACCAAGAACCACTGCCGCGCGTATTGGACCGCGCCGCTGCACGGCGGCCACGACGCCGCGCTGCAGCAGCGCTGGGCCAAGCTGGACGCGCCGCGGCCGATCCTGGACGGGCGCTTCCGCAGCCGTCCCGGCGTGTTCGCCTGGGATCGCATCGACCCGGCCTCGGCGCTGCTGGCCGAGCACCTGCCGGCCGACCTGGCCGGCCGCGGCGCCGATCTCGGCGCCGGCTACGGCTATCTGTCCGCGGAATTGCTGGCACGCTGCCCGAAGATCGCCGCGCTGGACCTGTTCGAGGCCGACGCGCGCGCGCTGGCGCTGGCCCGCTCGAATCTGGCGCAGGCGCCGGCCGCGGTGGAGATGGGCTATCACTGGCACGACGTGACCGCGGGGCTGCCGGCGCAGTACGACTTCATCGTCAGCAACCCGCCGTTCCATGCGCCCGGGCGCATGGAGCGCCCGGACATCGGTCGCCGCTTCATCGCCGTGGCCGCGCAGGCGCTCAAGCCCGGCGGCAAGCTCTATCTGGTGGCGAACCGGCACCTGCCCTACGAGGCGGTGCTCGATACCAGCTTCGGCGACACCAAGGTGGTCGCCACCCGCGACGGCTTCAAGCTGATCCTGGCGGTGCGTGCCCGCGCCACGGTCCGCCGATGA
- a CDS encoding DMT family transporter, which produces MPTSRSNAAAAAWMVAAVACFALMDAAMKMLTAHYPALQVATLRGGASLPFVLVWVLATAGPRSILPVRWGLHLLRGVLGIAMIGCFAWALRSLPLSTAYTIYFVAPLLVAALSVPLLGEHVGPRRWAAIGIGLVGVLVVLRPGVGGFVSLPGLMVLLAAAAYAVAAVLVSLLARTETPQSLVVWFLLIMALGAGALALPGWVPLRLADAGWIAALGLAGALGQVALTQAFRRGDASLIAPLEYSGLIWVIPWDWLLWRKLPDAWTWLGAAIIVASGLYLLHRERVRATVRPPPQAHP; this is translated from the coding sequence ATGCCCACCTCCCGTTCCAACGCCGCGGCCGCCGCCTGGATGGTCGCGGCGGTCGCCTGCTTCGCGCTGATGGATGCGGCGATGAAGATGCTGACCGCGCACTATCCGGCGCTGCAGGTCGCCACGCTGCGTGGCGGCGCCTCGCTGCCGTTCGTGCTGGTGTGGGTGCTGGCCACCGCCGGCCCGCGCTCGATCCTGCCGGTGCGCTGGGGCCTGCACCTGCTGCGCGGCGTGCTCGGCATCGCCATGATCGGCTGCTTCGCCTGGGCGCTGCGCAGCCTGCCGCTGTCCACCGCCTACACGATCTACTTCGTCGCCCCGCTGCTGGTGGCGGCGCTGTCGGTGCCGCTGCTGGGCGAACACGTCGGTCCGCGGCGCTGGGCCGCGATCGGCATCGGTCTGGTCGGGGTGCTGGTGGTGCTGCGCCCGGGCGTGGGCGGCTTCGTGTCGCTGCCGGGGCTGATGGTGCTGCTGGCGGCGGCCGCCTACGCGGTCGCGGCGGTGCTGGTCAGCCTGCTGGCGCGCACCGAGACGCCGCAATCGCTGGTGGTCTGGTTCCTGCTGATCATGGCGCTCGGCGCCGGGGCGCTGGCGCTGCCGGGCTGGGTCCCGCTGCGCCTGGCCGATGCCGGCTGGATCGCCGCGCTCGGCCTGGCCGGCGCGCTGGGACAGGTGGCCTTGACCCAGGCGTTCCGCCGCGGCGACGCCTCGCTGATCGCGCCGCTGGAGTACAGCGGGCTGATCTGGGTGATCCCGTGGGACTGGCTGCTGTGGCGCAAGCTGCCCGACGCCTGGACCTGGCTGGGCGCGGCGATCATCGTCGCCAGCGGCCTGTACCTGCTGCACCGCGAGCGGGTCCGCGCCACCGTGCGTCCGCCGCCGCAGGCGCATCCGTAG
- a CDS encoding YajQ family cyclic di-GMP-binding protein → MPSFDVVSEIDKHELTNAIDQANRELSTRFDFKGVEASFELDDQVITQAAPSDFQVKQMTDILRARLIARGIDVRCLEFGDVETNLAGARQKVTVKQGIEQKLAKKIVAAIKDAKLKVEAQINGDKLRISGKKRDDLQDVMALLKKSDFELPLQFENFRD, encoded by the coding sequence ATGCCTTCCTTCGACGTCGTCTCCGAAATCGACAAGCACGAACTGACCAACGCCATCGACCAGGCGAACCGCGAGCTGTCGACCCGCTTCGATTTCAAGGGCGTGGAGGCCAGCTTCGAGCTCGACGACCAGGTCATCACCCAGGCGGCGCCGAGCGACTTCCAGGTCAAGCAGATGACCGACATCCTGCGCGCGCGGCTGATCGCGCGCGGCATCGACGTGCGCTGCCTGGAGTTCGGCGACGTGGAGACCAACCTGGCCGGCGCGCGGCAGAAGGTCACGGTCAAGCAGGGCATCGAGCAGAAGCTGGCCAAGAAGATCGTCGCCGCGATCAAGGACGCCAAGCTCAAGGTGGAAGCGCAGATCAACGGCGACAAGCTGCGCATCAGCGGCAAGAAGCGCGACGACCTGCAGGACGTGATGGCGCTGCTGAAGAAGAGCGATTTCGAGTTGCCGCTGCAGTTCGAGAATTTCCGCGACTGA
- a CDS encoding methionine ABC transporter permease: protein MIPFATAASGFFRNLDPGKWAEIGNATLDTLLMLGGSLPLTLLIGLPLGVLLFLTGPRQTHQRPLLYGVLALAINVLRSVPFIILMIAMIPLTLWAMGTSLGVRGAILPLVVGAAPFYARLVETALREVDRGVVEASLAMGATTWQLVTRVLLPEARPGLIAGATVTTIALIGFTAMGGAIGSGGLGDLAYRDGYQRSHADVALITVVVLLLLVQGLQMLGDRLVAHYSRR, encoded by the coding sequence ATGATCCCGTTCGCGACCGCCGCCAGCGGGTTCTTCCGCAATCTCGACCCCGGCAAATGGGCCGAGATCGGCAACGCCACGCTGGACACGCTGCTGATGCTCGGCGGCTCGCTGCCGCTGACTCTGCTGATCGGCCTGCCGCTGGGCGTGCTGCTGTTCCTGACCGGGCCGCGCCAGACCCACCAGCGGCCGCTGCTGTACGGCGTGCTGGCGCTGGCGATCAACGTGCTGCGCTCGGTGCCCTTCATCATCCTGATGATCGCGATGATCCCGCTGACGCTGTGGGCGATGGGCACCTCGCTGGGCGTGCGCGGCGCGATCCTGCCGCTGGTGGTCGGCGCGGCGCCGTTCTATGCGCGGCTGGTGGAGACGGCGCTGCGCGAAGTGGACCGCGGCGTGGTCGAGGCCAGCCTGGCGATGGGCGCGACCACCTGGCAGCTGGTGACGCGGGTGTTGCTGCCTGAAGCGCGGCCGGGACTGATCGCCGGCGCCACGGTGACCACCATCGCGCTGATCGGCTTCACCGCGATGGGCGGCGCGATCGGCTCCGGCGGCCTCGGCGACCTGGCCTACCGCGACGGCTACCAGCGTTCGCACGCCGACGTGGCGCTGATCACCGTGGTGGTGCTGCTGTTGCTGGTGCAGGGCCTGCAGATGCTCGGCGATCGGCTGGTCGCGCATTACAGCCGGCGCTGA
- a CDS encoding methionine ABC transporter ATP-binding protein, with protein MIQFEHLHKSYSVAGQSVVALHPLDLDIRAGEVFGIIGHSGAGKSTLIRLINRLEEPSGGRLLIGGEDVTALDRAGLRTLRRRIGMIFQHFNLLSSRSVAGNVAFPLELAGTPRAQIDARVAELLARVGLAEHANKYPAQLSGGQKQRVGIARALATGPQILLCDEATSALDPQTTASVLSLLAQINRELGLTIVLITHEMDVIRRVCDRVAVLDAGHLVESGPVTEVFLHPRHPTTRRFVSEAEHVDEGELHRDFGAVAGRILRLTFVGGDTYAPLLGRIARETAVDYNILSGRIDRIKDTPYGQLTVALVGGDVDAAQAAFVAASVHVEELRR; from the coding sequence TTGATCCAGTTCGAGCACCTGCACAAGTCCTACTCCGTCGCCGGCCAATCGGTCGTGGCGCTGCACCCGCTCGACCTGGACATCCGGGCCGGCGAGGTGTTCGGCATCATCGGCCACTCCGGCGCCGGCAAGTCGACCCTGATCCGGCTGATCAACCGGCTCGAGGAGCCCAGCGGCGGGCGCCTGCTGATCGGCGGCGAAGACGTCACCGCGCTCGACCGCGCCGGCCTGCGCACGCTGCGCCGGCGCATCGGCATGATCTTCCAGCACTTCAACCTGCTGTCCTCGCGCAGCGTCGCCGGCAATGTCGCCTTCCCGCTGGAACTGGCCGGCACCCCGCGCGCGCAGATCGATGCGCGGGTGGCCGAACTGCTGGCCCGGGTCGGCCTGGCCGAGCACGCCAACAAATATCCGGCGCAGCTGTCCGGCGGGCAGAAGCAACGCGTCGGCATCGCCCGCGCGCTGGCCACCGGGCCGCAGATCCTGCTCTGCGACGAGGCCACCAGCGCGCTGGATCCGCAGACCACCGCCTCGGTGCTGAGCCTGCTGGCGCAGATCAACCGCGAGCTGGGCCTGACCATCGTGCTGATCACCCACGAGATGGACGTGATCCGCCGCGTCTGCGACCGCGTGGCGGTGCTCGACGCCGGGCACCTGGTCGAGAGCGGGCCGGTCACCGAGGTGTTCCTGCACCCGCGGCATCCGACCACGCGCCGCTTCGTGTCCGAGGCCGAGCATGTCGACGAAGGCGAACTGCATCGCGACTTCGGCGCGGTGGCCGGGCGCATCCTGCGCCTGACCTTCGTCGGCGGCGATACCTATGCGCCGCTGCTCGGGCGCATCGCGCGCGAGACCGCGGTGGACTACAACATCCTGTCCGGGCGCATCGACCGGATCAAGGACACCCCGTACGGCCAGCTGACCGTGGCCCTGGTCGGCGGCGACGTGGACGCAGCGCAGGCCGCGTTCGTCGCCGCCAGCGTGCATGTCGAGGAGTTGCGCCGATGA
- the aceF gene encoding dihydrolipoyllysine-residue acetyltransferase produces MAEIKEALVPDIGDYSDVPVIEVLVAVGDTVKKDQSLVTLESDKATMEVPSPFAGVVKELKVKIGDSLSEGKLVALIEVAEDGASAAAPAPAAAKATAAPAKQEAAPSQPARQEAVKPAPAPAGAAGIVEARVPDIGDYSDVPVIEVLVAVGDTVAKDQSLVTLESDKATMEVPSSVAGVVKELKVKVGDSLSEGKVVALIEVAGANADAPSSGAVQPSAETGGGVEPVPASSAPDKLAQREIAQVQSSAPAKAAAAGASAGTPSSPPVEFNADSVLPQKVPYASPAVRVFARELGVDLFQVSGTEHGGRITKDDVQRYVKAALSGGAAAASAGGAPAAGGGNGLNLLPWPKVDFAKFGEVEVKPLSRIKKISGANLARNWAMIPHVTQFEQADITDLEALRVALNKENEKAGIKLTMLAFLLKASAAALKQFPDFNASLDAAGENLTLKKYFHIGFAADTPNGLVVPVIRDVDKKGVVELARESGELAKKARDGKLGPAEMSGGCFSISSLGGIGGTAFTPIVNAPEVAILGVSKSAIQPVWNGKEFAPKLMLPLSLSYDHRVIDGAAAARFTTYLSQVLADMRRVLL; encoded by the coding sequence ATGGCCGAAATCAAGGAAGCACTTGTCCCCGATATCGGTGACTACAGCGACGTCCCGGTAATCGAAGTGCTGGTGGCGGTCGGCGACACGGTGAAGAAGGACCAGAGCCTGGTCACCCTGGAGTCGGACAAGGCGACGATGGAAGTGCCGTCGCCGTTCGCCGGCGTGGTCAAGGAGCTGAAGGTCAAGATCGGCGACAGCCTGTCCGAAGGCAAGCTGGTGGCCTTGATCGAAGTGGCCGAGGACGGCGCCAGCGCCGCCGCGCCCGCCCCGGCAGCGGCCAAGGCGACCGCGGCGCCGGCCAAGCAGGAAGCGGCGCCGTCGCAGCCGGCCCGGCAGGAAGCGGTCAAGCCCGCGCCTGCGCCGGCGGGCGCGGCCGGTATCGTCGAGGCGCGCGTGCCGGACATCGGCGACTACAGCGACGTGCCGGTGATCGAGGTGCTGGTCGCGGTCGGCGACACCGTCGCCAAGGACCAGAGCCTGGTGACCCTGGAGTCGGACAAGGCGACGATGGAAGTGCCCTCGTCGGTGGCCGGCGTGGTCAAGGAACTGAAGGTCAAGGTCGGCGACAGCCTGTCCGAGGGCAAGGTCGTGGCGCTGATCGAAGTGGCCGGCGCCAACGCCGATGCGCCGTCGTCGGGCGCGGTCCAGCCCAGCGCCGAGACCGGCGGCGGGGTGGAGCCGGTGCCGGCCTCGTCCGCGCCGGACAAGCTGGCCCAGCGCGAGATCGCGCAGGTGCAGAGCTCGGCCCCGGCCAAGGCCGCCGCGGCGGGCGCGTCCGCCGGCACCCCGAGCAGCCCGCCGGTGGAGTTCAACGCCGACAGCGTGCTGCCGCAGAAGGTGCCCTACGCCAGCCCGGCGGTGCGCGTGTTCGCGCGCGAGCTGGGCGTGGACCTGTTCCAGGTCAGCGGCACCGAGCACGGCGGGCGCATCACCAAGGACGACGTGCAGCGCTACGTCAAGGCGGCGCTGTCCGGCGGCGCGGCGGCCGCCTCGGCTGGCGGCGCGCCGGCGGCGGGCGGCGGCAACGGCCTGAACCTGCTGCCGTGGCCGAAGGTGGACTTCGCCAAGTTCGGCGAGGTCGAGGTCAAGCCGCTGTCGCGGATCAAGAAGATCTCCGGCGCCAACCTGGCGCGCAACTGGGCGATGATCCCGCACGTCACCCAGTTCGAGCAGGCCGACATCACCGACCTGGAAGCGTTGCGCGTGGCGCTGAACAAGGAGAACGAGAAGGCCGGCATCAAGCTGACCATGCTCGCCTTCCTGCTCAAGGCCAGCGCCGCGGCGCTGAAGCAGTTCCCCGACTTCAACGCCTCGCTGGATGCGGCCGGCGAGAACCTGACCCTGAAGAAGTACTTCCACATCGGTTTCGCCGCCGACACCCCGAACGGGCTGGTGGTGCCGGTGATCCGCGACGTGGACAAGAAGGGCGTGGTCGAACTGGCGCGCGAGAGCGGCGAGCTGGCCAAGAAGGCGCGCGACGGCAAGCTCGGCCCGGCCGAGATGAGCGGCGGCTGCTTCTCGATCAGCTCGCTCGGCGGCATTGGCGGCACCGCGTTCACGCCGATCGTCAATGCGCCGGAAGTGGCGATCCTGGGCGTGTCCAAGTCGGCGATCCAGCCGGTGTGGAACGGCAAGGAATTCGCGCCCAAGCTGATGTTGCCGCTGTCGCTGAGCTACGACCACCGGGTCATCGACGGCGCCGCGGCGGCGCGCTTCACCACCTACCTGAGCCAGGTGCTGGCGGACATGCGCCGGGTGCTGCTGTAA
- a CDS encoding DUF1453 domain-containing protein, producing the protein MPLLLAIPLAIVIALAVTAVLLPLSLLQRFRYGTSRRQARAWLAGVQFWSALVSSALLLGFALIAAHWWPNAAAYACLGWLAGLALGALGIWLSRFEPLPQGLYYTPNLWLVLAMTLLVVARIGAGLVQGWRSMSEHAAWPAQGWMSHASLLGAAALLLGYACAYAWLLRRKARHYDRYRGYDRSPR; encoded by the coding sequence ATGCCGTTGCTGCTGGCCATTCCGCTGGCGATCGTGATCGCGCTGGCGGTCACCGCGGTGTTGTTGCCGCTGTCGCTGCTGCAGCGCTTCCGCTACGGCACCTCGCGGCGCCAGGCGCGGGCGTGGCTGGCTGGCGTGCAGTTCTGGTCGGCGCTGGTGTCCAGCGCGCTGTTGCTGGGCTTCGCGCTGATCGCCGCACACTGGTGGCCCAACGCGGCGGCCTATGCCTGTCTCGGTTGGCTGGCGGGCCTCGCCCTGGGCGCGCTGGGGATCTGGTTGAGCCGGTTCGAACCGTTGCCGCAGGGCCTGTACTACACGCCGAACCTGTGGCTGGTGCTGGCGATGACGCTGCTGGTGGTGGCACGCATCGGCGCCGGCCTGGTGCAGGGCTGGCGCAGCATGAGCGAGCACGCGGCGTGGCCGGCGCAGGGCTGGATGAGCCACGCCAGCCTCCTTGGCGCGGCGGCGTTGTTGCTCGGCTACGCCTGCGCGTATGCATGGCTGCTGCGGCGCAAGGCGCGACATTACGACCGCTATCGCGGCTACGACCGTTCGCCACGCTGA
- a CDS encoding DNA-deoxyinosine glycosylase, translated as MTTQTLLQGLPAQIRDDCRVLILGSMPGAASLQHARYYAHPRNRLWPLLGALCGFDPQLEYHARVQAMHACGVGLWDVIGQCRRSGSLDAAIVRGSEVPNPLPARIAQLPQLRAIACNGAAAANAFARFVQPQLPPRDPALAVLALPSTSPANAAFSLPRLQQAWGPLQAWLTPSS; from the coding sequence GTGACGACGCAAACGCTGTTGCAGGGCTTGCCCGCGCAGATCCGCGACGATTGCCGGGTGTTGATTCTCGGCTCCATGCCCGGCGCGGCCTCGCTGCAGCACGCGCGCTACTACGCGCATCCGCGCAACCGTCTGTGGCCGCTGCTGGGCGCGTTGTGCGGCTTCGATCCGCAACTGGAGTACCACGCGCGCGTGCAGGCCATGCACGCGTGCGGCGTGGGCCTGTGGGACGTGATCGGCCAGTGCCGGCGCAGCGGCAGCCTGGACGCGGCGATCGTGCGCGGCAGCGAAGTGCCCAATCCCTTGCCCGCGCGCATCGCGCAGTTGCCGCAGTTGCGCGCGATCGCCTGCAACGGCGCCGCTGCGGCGAACGCGTTCGCGCGTTTCGTGCAGCCGCAGCTGCCGCCGCGCGACCCGGCGTTGGCGGTGCTGGCGCTGCCGTCGACCAGCCCGGCCAACGCCGCGTTCTCGCTGCCGCGGCTGCAGCAGGCCTGGGGGCCGCTGCAGGCCTGGCTTACGCCCTCGTCGTAG
- a CDS encoding OmpW family outer membrane protein — protein sequence MRSIQMLSLAVVSALAFAPAAFAQDGADTASGKRFSVVGSATLLDPHSKPANGLDIDGGPAPTISASWLINDNWAVELWGAADKFNHRVNASGVGKVGTVEQQPLALSGQYHFGQADNVFRPFVGVGYYESNFSNEKIDGLSASGQHVGLDTAKGAIGTVGVDMNINSTWFARADARYMHSRPEVQVAGSGTGQDLKLDPWLVSFGVGARF from the coding sequence ATGCGGTCCATTCAAATGCTGAGCCTGGCTGTCGTTTCCGCTCTCGCGTTCGCGCCTGCCGCGTTTGCGCAGGACGGCGCCGATACTGCATCCGGCAAGCGCTTTTCCGTCGTCGGCAGCGCAACCCTGCTCGACCCCCATTCCAAGCCGGCCAATGGCCTGGACATCGATGGCGGCCCGGCGCCGACCATCAGCGCCAGCTGGCTGATCAACGACAACTGGGCGGTGGAACTGTGGGGCGCGGCCGACAAGTTCAACCACCGCGTCAACGCCAGCGGCGTGGGCAAGGTCGGCACGGTCGAGCAGCAGCCGCTGGCGCTGAGCGGCCAGTACCACTTCGGCCAGGCTGACAACGTGTTCCGTCCGTTCGTCGGTGTCGGCTACTACGAGTCGAACTTCAGCAACGAGAAGATCGACGGCCTGTCGGCCAGCGGCCAGCACGTCGGCCTGGACACCGCCAAGGGTGCGATCGGCACCGTCGGCGTGGACATGAACATCAACTCGACCTGGTTCGCCCGTGCCGATGCGCGCTACATGCATTCGCGCCCGGAAGTGCAGGTCGCCGGCAGCGGCACCGGCCAGGACCTGAAGCTGGATCCGTGGCTGGTCAGCTTCGGCGTCGGCGCGCGCTTCTAA
- a CDS encoding MetQ/NlpA family ABC transporter substrate-binding protein, whose amino-acid sequence MTKLPLRLLLATAVLALAACGKTSSSGADSGRLSVAATAVPHAEILEVVKPMLEKEGLTLDVRVFNDYVQPNDQVVQKQIDVNYFQTEPYLDAYNRDRKSDLVTVVGVHIEPFGAYSRRVKSLAELPQGADVVIPNDPSNNSRALILLDKAGVIKLKDPSNALSTQRDIVANPKQLKFRELDSAMLPRVLDQVDLALINTNYALDAGLNPTRDALAIESKDSPYVNFLVARADNKDDPRVQKLAKALTSPEVKAFIERKYQGAVLPAF is encoded by the coding sequence ATGACCAAGCTCCCGCTTCGCCTGCTGCTCGCCACCGCCGTGCTGGCTCTTGCCGCCTGCGGCAAAACGTCCTCGTCCGGCGCCGACAGCGGACGCCTCAGCGTCGCCGCCACCGCGGTGCCGCATGCGGAGATCCTTGAGGTGGTCAAGCCGATGTTGGAGAAAGAGGGCCTGACCCTGGACGTGCGCGTGTTCAACGACTACGTGCAGCCCAACGACCAGGTGGTGCAGAAGCAGATCGACGTGAACTACTTCCAGACCGAGCCGTACCTGGACGCCTACAACCGCGATCGCAAGAGCGACCTGGTCACCGTGGTCGGCGTGCACATCGAGCCGTTCGGCGCCTACTCGCGCCGGGTCAAGTCGCTGGCCGAGCTGCCGCAGGGCGCCGACGTGGTGATCCCCAACGATCCCAGCAACAACAGCCGCGCGCTGATCCTGCTGGACAAGGCCGGGGTCATCAAGCTCAAGGATCCGTCCAACGCGCTGTCCACCCAGCGCGACATCGTCGCCAATCCCAAGCAGCTGAAGTTCCGCGAACTGGATTCGGCGATGCTGCCGCGGGTGCTGGACCAGGTCGACCTGGCGCTGATCAACACCAACTACGCGCTCGACGCCGGGCTCAATCCCACCCGCGACGCGCTGGCGATCGAGAGCAAGGACTCGCCGTACGTGAACTTCCTGGTCGCGCGCGCCGACAACAAGGACGACCCGCGCGTGCAGAAGCTGGCCAAGGCGCTGACCAGTCCCGAGGTCAAGGCCTTCATCGAGCGCAAGTACCAGGGCGCGGTGCTGCCGGCGTTCTGA
- a CDS encoding pseudouridine synthase, whose product MKLVKHLANLGYGSRKQVALMFREGRVTDADGEVLYADDQVEHATIRIDGEALDPPPGLILALHKPVGYTCSTKDPGRIVYDLLPPRFRLRSPLLSTVGRLDRDTSGLLLMTDDGALLHRIVSPKSQLAKVYEATLAEDLRGDEAAQFASGTLLLDGETTPLLPVELEVLGPRQARITLYEGRYHQARRMFAAVGNHVATLHRSRIGGFALEQTLPAGQWRVLEAADLAQVFGAEIRQ is encoded by the coding sequence ATGAAGCTGGTCAAGCATCTGGCCAACCTGGGCTACGGCAGCCGCAAGCAGGTTGCACTGATGTTCCGCGAAGGCCGCGTCACCGACGCCGACGGCGAGGTGCTGTACGCCGACGACCAGGTCGAGCACGCGACGATCCGCATCGACGGCGAGGCGCTGGACCCGCCGCCGGGGCTGATCCTGGCGCTGCACAAGCCGGTCGGCTACACCTGCTCGACCAAGGATCCGGGCCGCATCGTCTACGACCTGCTGCCGCCGCGCTTCCGCCTGCGCTCGCCGCTGCTGTCCACGGTCGGGCGGCTGGACCGCGACACCAGCGGCCTGCTGCTGATGACCGACGACGGCGCGCTGCTGCATCGCATCGTCTCGCCGAAATCGCAGCTGGCCAAGGTCTACGAAGCGACCCTGGCCGAGGACCTGCGCGGCGACGAGGCGGCGCAGTTCGCCAGCGGCACGCTGTTGCTGGACGGCGAGACCACGCCGCTGCTGCCGGTGGAGCTGGAGGTGCTGGGCCCGCGCCAGGCGCGCATCACCCTGTACGAAGGCCGCTACCACCAGGCGCGGCGCATGTTCGCCGCGGTCGGCAACCACGTGGCGACGCTGCACCGCAGCCGCATCGGCGGCTTCGCGCTAGAACAGACGCTGCCGGCCGGACAGTGGCGCGTGCTGGAGGCGGCGGATCTGGCGCAGGTGTTTGGGGCCGAGATTCGGCAGTAG
- a CDS encoding DUF1415 domain-containing protein → MNDPDPNADPIAATRLWLERAVIGLNLCPFAKAVHVKQQIRYVLSDATTPEALLEELSEELLLLRDTPAEQIDTTLIVHPQVLGDFLDYNDFLDNADAAVDALDLHGILQVASFHPHYQFAGTAPEDIGNYTNRAPFPTLHLLREDSVERAVAAFPDADVIVERNLQTLETLGLDGWKKLFENRDP, encoded by the coding sequence TTGAACGATCCCGACCCCAACGCCGACCCGATCGCCGCGACCCGCCTGTGGCTGGAACGCGCGGTCATCGGCCTGAACCTGTGTCCGTTCGCCAAGGCGGTGCACGTCAAGCAGCAGATCCGCTACGTGCTCAGCGACGCGACCACGCCCGAAGCCTTGCTGGAAGAGTTGAGCGAGGAACTGCTGTTGCTGCGCGATACCCCCGCCGAGCAGATCGACACCACCTTGATCGTGCATCCGCAGGTGCTGGGCGATTTCCTGGACTACAACGATTTCCTCGACAACGCCGACGCCGCGGTGGACGCGCTGGACCTGCACGGCATCCTGCAGGTGGCCAGCTTCCATCCGCACTACCAGTTCGCCGGCACCGCGCCGGAGGACATCGGCAACTACACCAACCGCGCGCCCTTCCCCACCCTGCACCTGCTGCGCGAGGACAGCGTCGAACGCGCGGTGGCCGCGTTCCCGGACGCGGACGTGATCGTGGAGCGCAATCTGCAGACGTTGGAGACGCTGGGATTGGATGGCTGGAAGAAGCTGTTCGAGAACCGGGATCCGTGA